Proteins from a genomic interval of Dunckerocampus dactyliophorus isolate RoL2022-P2 chromosome 5, RoL_Ddac_1.1, whole genome shotgun sequence:
- the LOC129180889 gene encoding leucine-rich repeat and transmembrane domain-containing protein 2-like isoform X2, with the protein MRHQDQDRHNLHESLVASILLVVLLGMLGSVCCCPSVCICDGNTTDCSTLGLISLTPLLPLLDQDTETLQLAQNNLSFLDALDFTNLSSLEILDLSQNHFSTLQSGVFSCLSGLRWLNLSANILGTRLATSCNGNCSKEVEKKLNRSHGGVGLSKEVFGGLGWLHGLDLSSNGLLWLPKDLLNGLQRLSWLSLARNRLAVLERGTFEPLVGLQQLLLAGNPWECDCTLWEFKHWMEWMIYRDGLVDMMTCRFPRKLMGRNLRSVPAEMFNHCLRSVAREVTFGGGVRPLCPPGRISNNDECVRQRYRPVSVRRAYVTQIVAGVVCSTVSVMMVVAATYGCIYASLMARFQRELKKRGQPLIAECRADDPEDVQSPTAPEEALPKEACVLYGYRISSF; encoded by the exons ATGAGGCACCAGGACCAGGATAGACACAACCTCCATGAAAGTCTTG TCGCGTCCATTCTGCTGGTGGTTTTGCTCGGGATGCTTGGCTCAGTGTGCTGCTGTCCCAGTGTCTGCATCTGTGATGGTAACACCACTGACTGTTCCACCCTGGGCCTAATCTCGTTGACCCCCCTCCTGCCACTGCTGGACCAGGACACTGAAACCCTGCAATTGGCCCAGAACAACCTCTCTTTCCTGGATGCTTTGGACTTTACCAACCTCAGCAGCCTGGAGATCCTCGATCTTTCCCAAAACCACTTTTCCACCCTGCAGTCAGGAGTCTTCTCATGTCTGAGCGGCTTGCGGTGGCTTAATCTGTCAGCCAACATCCTGGGAACGCGCCTCGCCACCTCATGCAATGGCAACTGCAGCAAAGAGGTGGAGAAAAAGTTAAACAGAAGCCATGGGGGTGTCGGCCTGAGCAAGGAGGTCTTCGGGGGACTGGGGTGGTTGCACGGCCTTGACCTGTCCTCCAATGGCTTACTATGGCTTCCCAAGGACTTGCTGAATGGACTCCAGAGACTCTCATGGTTGTCGCTGGCCAGGAATCGTCTGGCAGTCCTGGAGAGGGGCACCTTTGAGCCTCTGGTGGGGCTTCAGCAGCTCCTCCTGGCTGGGAATCCTTGGGAATGTGACTGCACGCTATGGGAATTCAAGCACTGGATGGAGTGGATGATCTACAGAG ATGGTCTGGTGGACATGATGACGTGCAGATTTCCAAGGAAGCTGATGGGCAGGAACCTCCGCAGTGTACCAGCTGAAATGTTCAACCACTGCCTGCGGAGTGTCGCCAGGGAGGTCACATTCGGCGGCGGCGTCCGACCCCTCTGTCCGCCAGGCCGTATCAGCAACAACGACGAGTGTGTCCGCCAGCGCTACCGTCCGGTTAGCGTCCGCCGAGCCTACGTGACACAGATTGTGGCGGGGGTGGTGTGCAGCACGGTGTCCGTCATGATGGTGGTGGCGGCAACGTACGGCTGCATATACGCATCGCTGATGGCTCGCTTCCAGCGGGAGTTGAAGAAGCGAGGGCAGCCTCTGATTGCGGAGTGCAGAGCGGATGACCCAGAAGATGTGCAATCCCCAACAGCACCAGAGGAGGCGCTGCCTAAAGAAGCCTGTGTGCTCTACGGGTACCGCATCAGCAGCTTCTGA
- the LOC129180889 gene encoding leucine-rich repeat and transmembrane domain-containing protein 2-like isoform X1 → MKVLVSLLSGTMWMMMMMMLMMIVFAVASILLVVLLGMLGSVCCCPSVCICDGNTTDCSTLGLISLTPLLPLLDQDTETLQLAQNNLSFLDALDFTNLSSLEILDLSQNHFSTLQSGVFSCLSGLRWLNLSANILGTRLATSCNGNCSKEVEKKLNRSHGGVGLSKEVFGGLGWLHGLDLSSNGLLWLPKDLLNGLQRLSWLSLARNRLAVLERGTFEPLVGLQQLLLAGNPWECDCTLWEFKHWMEWMIYRDGLVDMMTCRFPRKLMGRNLRSVPAEMFNHCLRSVAREVTFGGGVRPLCPPGRISNNDECVRQRYRPVSVRRAYVTQIVAGVVCSTVSVMMVVAATYGCIYASLMARFQRELKKRGQPLIAECRADDPEDVQSPTAPEEALPKEACVLYGYRISSF, encoded by the exons ATGAAAGTCTTGGTGAGTCTTCTCTCAGGGACTatgtggatgatgatgatgatgatgctgatgatgataGTTTTTGCAGTCGCGTCCATTCTGCTGGTGGTTTTGCTCGGGATGCTTGGCTCAGTGTGCTGCTGTCCCAGTGTCTGCATCTGTGATGGTAACACCACTGACTGTTCCACCCTGGGCCTAATCTCGTTGACCCCCCTCCTGCCACTGCTGGACCAGGACACTGAAACCCTGCAATTGGCCCAGAACAACCTCTCTTTCCTGGATGCTTTGGACTTTACCAACCTCAGCAGCCTGGAGATCCTCGATCTTTCCCAAAACCACTTTTCCACCCTGCAGTCAGGAGTCTTCTCATGTCTGAGCGGCTTGCGGTGGCTTAATCTGTCAGCCAACATCCTGGGAACGCGCCTCGCCACCTCATGCAATGGCAACTGCAGCAAAGAGGTGGAGAAAAAGTTAAACAGAAGCCATGGGGGTGTCGGCCTGAGCAAGGAGGTCTTCGGGGGACTGGGGTGGTTGCACGGCCTTGACCTGTCCTCCAATGGCTTACTATGGCTTCCCAAGGACTTGCTGAATGGACTCCAGAGACTCTCATGGTTGTCGCTGGCCAGGAATCGTCTGGCAGTCCTGGAGAGGGGCACCTTTGAGCCTCTGGTGGGGCTTCAGCAGCTCCTCCTGGCTGGGAATCCTTGGGAATGTGACTGCACGCTATGGGAATTCAAGCACTGGATGGAGTGGATGATCTACAGAG ATGGTCTGGTGGACATGATGACGTGCAGATTTCCAAGGAAGCTGATGGGCAGGAACCTCCGCAGTGTACCAGCTGAAATGTTCAACCACTGCCTGCGGAGTGTCGCCAGGGAGGTCACATTCGGCGGCGGCGTCCGACCCCTCTGTCCGCCAGGCCGTATCAGCAACAACGACGAGTGTGTCCGCCAGCGCTACCGTCCGGTTAGCGTCCGCCGAGCCTACGTGACACAGATTGTGGCGGGGGTGGTGTGCAGCACGGTGTCCGTCATGATGGTGGTGGCGGCAACGTACGGCTGCATATACGCATCGCTGATGGCTCGCTTCCAGCGGGAGTTGAAGAAGCGAGGGCAGCCTCTGATTGCGGAGTGCAGAGCGGATGACCCAGAAGATGTGCAATCCCCAACAGCACCAGAGGAGGCGCTGCCTAAAGAAGCCTGTGTGCTCTACGGGTACCGCATCAGCAGCTTCTGA